ATAAGAGCCTGTTATTCTTCAACAAATGGAATGGTCAGAAACAAATGCTAACCTGCATGGAAACAAGCTCAATGGTCCCACCATTTCCAGCTGGTAACATTGTAAAGACTTCAAGACCCCGACAACCACGAAACCAACTTGGACGGTCTTTCAAGATCTCCACAATCTATCAAGCAAGCTATCATAAGAAACCTCCAGAGAATTTACTAAGAGCAACAGTatgttccaaaaaatttcattaAAAAGTTCCAAGTTTTGGAACGAAGTGGCACTAGAGGATAAGTGTCCAACATTGCAAGGTAGATATGAACAGAAGATTTAGTAAAGAATCCTTGTATATGAAGCACCTAAGCTACCTGTTTTAAGAAAATTATTTTAaccaaataatacaaaaacaGTTTTAGCCCACTGAGAGAGCTCTATTTGAGGTTATATACATTTAAACCTGCAACCTAATTTAATCAGCAAGCAGCACATAAGCATCTTCAGAAGCTACACAATATATTACTTTAGACGAATTAGGAGTTGACTAGCCAACAGATCATATATTCTCCAGTTATATGATCTATACACCCCATTTGTAATAAAGGAATGAGTTTTCATGACTGATGCGagtgtcaatttttttttgaaagaaatgaTGTTTCAAGttacgagagtagggcaggggttaataggaagttagaactgtggagacgcacgttagagtcgaaatggttcagacttagtaggaccaagaccgagtacatgatgtgcgatttcagcgcgactaggcatgagggggagacgttagtctagatgggcaagtggtggtccagaaggatatttttcggtatttaggatcggtgctacaaaaggatggcgacattgatgaagatgttaggcatagaatttcagctggctggttgaaatggcggcaagcttctggcattctttgtgacaagagggtgccacaaaagctaaaaggcaaattctataggacaacaattcgtccggcgatgttatacggtgctgaatgttggcctacaaaaaggcgacatgtccagcaactgagtgtagcagagatgcggatgttgcggtggttttgcgggcacacaaggagggatagagtccggaactaagttattcgggatagggtcggggtggcaccaattgaggagaaacttacccagcatcggctgagatggtttggacatgtccaacgaaggcctcctgaggcgccggtgcataatggggttcttgagcgggtcgataatgtaaagaggggtagaggtagacctaaactaacgtgggatgagtcggttaagagagaccttaaggattggaatatctctaaaaagatagctttggataggagcgcttggagactagctatcaatgtgcctgaaccttgaacttatttctttcgggtttcatctctagcctaccccaacttgcttgggaaaaaaggctatgttgttgttgttgtaaatgATGTTTCAAGTTGTTTTCCCATTGCTGTCTCAGCACAGTCCCCTCCCCTGGAGCTCCTTTGATGAGCAAGACTTTCTTGTGCCTGAAACTCTGCAGGCAAATGTCAAACTCTCCACAGCTAGGCCACTGTGTCTCTCCGCACACCAGGAACAGTGTAAAGACCGGAGATGAGATGCAGACTGATTGATCTTTTCCTCTTCCTTCAAACTATTAATAACAGGGTTCATGGCCATTGTTGtaggatttctagggtacccacagccgagtggtggaacgcacccgcctattcccagagagggagtactcggggaagtactaggcgattgggctaatctagcactgagacaagcacacaagaacacacgatctagagtggttcgggccgccggagcgtaataccctacatccattGGGAGAGGtattgatcttggttgtgtatgaatctatcctctgccgggtcttGGCTTTCACCCGGCCTGAGTTTTCCTCTAGCGGatgcccccttttatagacaaggGGTGCGAATACATAAAGCGTtgaggccccgacaggtgggcccaacatgaCTGTGTAGCATACTGCGCGGAATacttaaatggctacagtggttgcgaatctttcctccgatatgcttccatgccctgctgaccCTCTGACGAAGGGAGGTCTTCTCGTGTCctgtcagcaaggtgcccgttggccggcaaggagaaggcctccgacagcgggaccgcggccggggagaaggagctagggtaccaatcccccgctcgagagctgaagggcgtctaccaagacgacgactccgattccgataatggcgaccgccgcaagaagctgtacgtaatgtacggcggaagctgggagcttgtctcccggcgggacgtgaagacccttcgccgggaggtcctttcggtgaagccgggggtcccgaaggcggcgccgcaccagaggtggatgaacaccaccatctctttcgggccatccgactgcccggagaatatggtcggagctggtgtactacctctagtcaccgctcctgtcatatccaacgtaaggctctatcacgtgctgattgacggtggggctggcctcaacgtcatcagctatgcagcgttcaagcagctgcagatcccggagtccaagctgactccctctcgcccattctccggagtgggcccacacccggtgttccctctggggatcACATTGCCGGttacgttcgggaccgaggagaacttccgcacagagagcgttctgttcgatgttgcggaggtgaacctcccgttcaacgccatcattggccgaccggcactctaccgcttcatggccattgctcattacgggtatttggtcttgaagatgcccttcccctacctggcgcgccaaatgtcgtggtgctgcaaccacagtcgggtggcggaaggcacccgccttagcccagagggtgtgtactcgggggttagctagtcctagttcgatctccctcaagaacacgatgaacacagcgggattagagtggttcgggccgccggagcgtaataccctacgtccactgtgtgttgtattgacTTCCCTCGagagagagttcgcgagagcttgtgtgtgtcTGGAGAGCCTGTAGTGCAcaacgagcgcctcccttttatatctcaagggaggcgcgtacatggctattgggtccccgacaggtgggaccaacgatgtagtataaaataacgtactgttcatacattatggcgtcgcaagcaaaggagatctctctcctggattcctttgcctgctcctggagtcctTCGTTCATCaagtccaggcgctgtcttgtcgggacgatgccagacgtagccggtggcgtcgcctgccatgTAGCTAcgcgggctgtgtagcttgcagcgtaggcggcatgatggaaaagtgtcgcgccgtcgtatccatttaatgctgcagacgggctctgcgcgggtgcggcacaggcagctgcactgtgcaccttggtaatacgcggtgcacagtgagacctgacaaaggttgtcccgcgtgccgcggcgacagagcacgcctcaacccaccgcattaaatgcggtgggtgggcgagtctcccagcggaagactcgcgcacgagcccgtgcccccgggacacgtggcggcttcaGACCTTCATGCGGTAAGgggggtccggacggacgcaggaggtcccggacccctagggggggtccgaggcctcggctgtcagctcggagcttcccttccttagagacatgtggcgtctccggacccatccccaggcggggaacgggtccggggccgttggcctggtgagggaagagcctgacccgtggggcctggctactccgtcctttccgcgcagttacggataactacgccgGTCCTGCTttgccgcagtaagagtgggtatccctgctacagggtaccgacagccaTCAAGTAACATAGGTGACTAAAATAGCATGCAGCAATTCATGAACATGTAAATATCTAACAGCCCATCAGTGACTGTCAGAAAGGCCTTGACAACCACAAACAAATTTATTAAAATGCAAGCAATATGTCAGACTAAAATAGCATGCAGCAATTCATCAAAACCACCAAGAACACCATCTGAAAAGAATCACGCAGAACATACCAAAACACACAAAGCAACAGTCCTGCATGCACTCAGTTTAGTCACTGCCTTACTGCCTAAAGCACCACCATTAAAACAGATGTACTCTATGTTTCATCAGCATATGAATAAtgtgtaaaaaaaagagagtctCTAGTGACTAAACTGTAATGATGCAAACCAGGAATACCCATATATAGTGATGTGTGTATGTGAGATATATATAGTTCTTTTCTCAGTACAGAAAGAAGGGATGAGGCATGAACATTGGAAACTTCTGTGACTGCTTGCTTCCACCAGTTGGTATGCAAGTTTTAGAGGTATCAAACTAAGATTCGGAATCCAATTACCATCAAACTTTGCAGCAGAACGGATGAGTTTATTAATACTGAGACATAAATGTACTAAATTCGGAATCCAGTTACCATCAAACTTTGCAGCAATTGGTATGCAAGTTTTAGAAACACGGTCAGaaactaaaaaaatttcaagcgTAAAGGACATGGTCTTCTACAGGGCCATCATTTATGTCGAGATTAATCCGTGATTCGTTTCTTTTTGTGCAAAGCAAATTGAATACATTATCACATCTTTCTGTGACTGCTTGCTTCCACCAGTTGTTATGCAAGTTTTAGAGATATCAGCCGGCAGCAACAACATTAGCATATTATTTTCATAGGGTACCAGGACTGAATGACCATATAATAATTTACCATACATTGACAGTTTGGAAATAAAATAGAGTGATTATAGGAGATGACAAAGGAACCGATGCAAAGTGATTTTCCTCAGCAACCAGAGCTTACCTAGGCTAACAATGTCGATTGAAGCGATCAGCAGGTTGTGAATCTAGGAGATGGCAGCCAATCAGATCAGAAATCACCAAGATCTAAACAAGATCTAGGAATCAGGAGAGAGGAGATCAAACCCTAGGCAAtataggagaggagaggagaggaagaaCTCACATATGACGAGGAAGTGGAGGCACCGTGGTGGctctggaggcggcggcggccgaggtggTGCCATCGTCGCAGATCGGATGCCGTGGGGGTGCGAAGGCGGAGCAGCATCACCAACGGGGAGCTGCAGGGGTGGCGTCTAGACGGGGGTGGAGCGGCAgcgccgagccgagccttgGAGAGCAGGTGAAGCGGCAGCACAAGCAGGGAGGCAGAgcacgcggcgcggcggcggagcgctcgcctcgcctcgcctcgcgtcGCTCGCGAGCGGACTGTTCCCGGACCCAAGAGGTGGGGACGAGTCTCCCCGGGGAAAACGCGAGCCCCCCGGCGTGGGCTTCCAAACATCAGGGAAGTTTAGCCCTTCCACGTGGGCCTCTAGCCCAGGGAAAAGTCCGGGATCCCCGCCGGGATTGGGGCTCCCAAACTAGCCCTAAATAGGTTGATGGGGCCCGTCTGGGTGACTCCATGGATCCTAGCAAGTCATCAAACACGGCAAAACCCTAGTGCTAGTAGCCTAGTATGGGAGTCTACTGCACCTGAATACCGCCACTTGCTTCGCTCTCGGCAACTACTCCATGATATATGCAGATCATGCAACCACTGAACGGTCTGAACCCAACAACTAGTGATTGAGCTGTCTTGCTGAATATCCATCCGTTGCAACCAAGAACAGTATGCCTGACAGATCCCTTTCGTTGCAGCAGTTGGCCTGAAAGGGGGCTGGAGAAATTCTCCAGAGGTAAAAGAAAGTCAGCCCTTGCCCCGTGATGAGGATCTAAAGGTGTGGACGACCGGAAGTGGCCAGAAAACTAGAACTGAATGGAGGGTCCAGTGTCAGAGATAGGACTACGGTCCTGTTTAGCACAACTTTATGAGCAGTTTCATATGCAGCTGTGCCAAACGGGTATTTTGCCAGCAGCTTCTTCCACGAAGCACATGGTGAAGCTGTTTCCAGCTTACACTGGGGAGATGAAGCTGGAAATCGTAGCTTCGCCTAGCTTCTTCCTCGGACCCACGTTTCGCCAAACGATTTTGAAAACAACTTCAGCTTCATTAGAGAAGGTGCTTTAGGAGCCGTTATAGGAGAAGCTGAAACTATGCCAAAGAAAGCCTACATACGAGGAGCAAGAACATGTGTGCCTGTGCGTGGGGCCAGCATGTCAGTCGGTTACTGTGCTGCCTCGCTCAGTCCAGTTCGATCAGTTGACTCCTTGGCAGTTTGGCTGAAGGTGCCACGGAATATACCCGGGGAGAAAGGTGACATGGGAGGAGACGAACAGCTTAATGATCAACTAGGACTAGACTCCTGATGCGCCAAATTTCGCTATCAACACACGTGTCATGAAATTTTAATATTGTTCATGACACCACCAGCGAATATCATCATCCATCGTTTGTCTTTCCAACCTTTTTACATGTCAAAGTTGATCGCTGCAATTTGATGAATTTCTTACAAAATTAAAGCTGCCGTTAAATCCCTACTAGTACTCCGTGtagtgtgtttgtgtgtgtacCACCTCCTCCTGTGCAACAGTTCGCAGTAACTCCAAGAGGTGGCACTGTACGGCAGGGTAGAAGATGCACGGCGATTCGTTGCTGTCCCGTAAAGGTAAGGGTGGCTCCGTGCTCCAATGGAGGAGCTGCTGGTGTGGAGTGCAGACATGTTCGTCTCTTCCAAGGCATCTCCGCCTCGGGATCCAGCTGTGacacaggagagagagagagagagagagagagagagagagagagagagagagaggagttttttttttttgagaaagagAGAATGGTGAGTTGGTGACCTTCTACAGCTCGTCGTTTTCTCCTTGGGCCCTTCTCGCTTCCTGCAATAATAGGCACAAGCTACTAACATGAATTTTTGTTCTTTCGCATCTTCTTTCGTTATCGTCTAACAAAGCTCCATAAACATTGCATTGTGTTTTCAAGTATGACAGAAAGCGATTTTTGCGTAATGAAAGGGATTAGGCATCATGTTTCAACTCTTTTGAGCTCTCCTCCATCCGTTCAACATTTGAACGTTGACTCCATCATTCAGTATGAAGGGTGACAGTTAAATACAGTTTGTAGGCATACTCTATAGGACGCCTTGCTCACACAAGTCTCCAATCGAGCATGTCATGTGTGCGACATTTATGTAATGTTCGTAATTAATAGTAGGAAGGAGCACAAAACATatgcaaataaaatattttatgCGGAAAAGAAGTCACTTAGCACAATTTCGGAGAAAAGGGGCATGTGCTTAAAGTACATGCTAATCCTACTTATTGTTCCTTTTGTTGTTTGATAATCCCATGCATTATAGGCACCGTGTCGCCAGCCCATGAGACAAAACCCAAAGGATCTACGACCTAGAATATAAATTTCAGGGGGGGCCTCCTCTACCCTTTGCTTTCTTCTTTTCATGGCTGTGGTCACATCCCTAGGACAAAGAAATAAAGAGGATAACATCTCTCAAGAACCCAAGAAGCATgcaaaaataaacaaaagaaaaaaactttTAACTTGCATTATTTATTCATACTCCATTACATGACATTGTTTCCTAGAGACTACAATGCTTGATTCTTTTATTATTAAAAAACAATGCAGAATTCCTATAGCTTACTTTTCACTTgcattttttctttcaaaaaaacttTTCACTTGCATTTGTTTCATCTTATATTATACCTCTCCTAGCACCACTTGCTCAAAAGAAAATACTAGCACACATTTATTCCAAGAGCAATTACCATCCTACCCTCGCCAAATTTCCGCATAGGGCGTGGGCACATCAAAGAGGACAGCACtagtcacaaaaaaaaaaagaggacagCACGTACAGACCCGTCAGAGTCAAAGCGTTCCCGTTCCACTGGCCACCACCAGCCCCGTGCCGTGCAGGCTGCCGAGCCTTGCCTTTGCCGAGCCGTTCCCCCTCACTCGCCGAGGCCTAGCGCAGCTTTACTTTACTCgcccccaccaccacctcctccacctcgccTTCCGCTTCCCACccgtccccgcgccgccgcctccggaccgcggcctccctcctccggcgAGACCTCTCGCGCCAACACCGCCCCATgccccgccgccggtgacctcGGCCCCCCGCCATGGGCTGCGTGCACGGCCGCCCGTCCACCACCAGCCCCGTGGCCCCCGtcacctcctcccgccgccgggaCCACCCCGTGGTCTCCCAGCCGCAGCAGGAGGGAGTCGACtcctccgacgccgccgcggcgccagcGGGGCCTGGCGCAGCGCCGGAGCAGCAGGCGGGCGAGAAGCCTGAGAAGCCGGCGCAGGTGAAGAGGGAGCGCCGGTCGCGGTCgtcgcgctccgccgccgccgcggcggccgccgcggcgcacgcGGAGGTGCGCCTGGGCGGGAGCTTCGCCAACAAGGCGCGCGGCGAGCAGGTCGCCGCCGGCTGGCCCGCCTGGctctccgccgtcgccggcgaggccatCAACGGCTGGACCCCTCGCCGCGCCGACTCCTTCGAGAAGATCGACAAGGTGCGCCCTTTTCCCTGGCCCCTCCGCCTCCCCAGCTTCGTGATCCATGCCGCGCGAACGCCGAGGTGAAAAATTGCATCTTTTTTCCCTCTCTCCCAGATCGGCCAGGGCACGTACAGCAATGTGTACAAGGCGCGGGACTCGCTGAGTGGCAAGATCGTGGCTCTCAAGAAGGTGCGCTTCGACAACCTGGAGCCCGAGAGCGTGCGCTTCATGGCGCGCGAGATCCTCATCCTTCGCCGCCTCGACCACCCCAATGTCGTCAAGCTCGACGGGCTTGTCACCTCCCGCATGTCCTGCAGCCTCTACCTCGTCTTCGACTACATGGTCCACGACCTGGCAGGCCTCGCCGCCAGCCCCGACATCAAGTTCACGCTGCCCCAGGTCAAGATCCCGTCTTGCTGAGACACCATCACACCGATTATGTGAAATGCGGCTGATGGAGGTGTTTATGTGGGGACAGGTCAAGTGCTATGTGCATCAGTTGTTGTCAGGGCTCGAGCACTGCCACAACCGGGGAGTGCTGCATCGCGACATCAAGGGGTCAAATCTGCTTTTGGACAACAATGGTGTCCTGAAGATTGCAGATTTCGGTCTAGCGTCGTTCTTCGACCCCAACCATAAACAGCCAATGACGAGTCGGGTGGTGACACTCTGGTACCGCCCACTGGAGTTGCTGTTGGGTGCGACGGACTATGGAGTTGGTGTCGACTTGTGGAGTGCTGGATGTATACTTGCTGAATTGCTGGCTGGAAAGCCTATAATGCCTGGACGGACTGAGGTTAGCTGCAGAATGCTTGACTGTTGCATTATATTTTGCCTGAACTACCATATGGCTATCAGCATTCACCGTTGAAAGATTCAGTTTTCCACGGCTGTGAAATTTTCATTACTAAAGCTATCGTAGTGGATTCTTCCATTTAGTTGTGACCCTGCTGCAATACTGTGGTACTGTTCAATTGTTCATGTGGTGGCAAACCTTCGAATTTTCAATCTCTCATCCAAACTGTATTGGTATTGTTATTCATTATATTATTGGATGAAATTGTGCGATAACTTAACCTATTCAATGAGGGGGTTATGCAAAATGATATTGTTGTGAGAATTGTATTTTTGTTGAACAATAATTGATTCTATTTAATGTTCATGTGTAGGCGAAccttcaaaatttcaatttCTCACCCAAGCTATATTGGTTTTGCTATTTTGTTAGATGAAATTGGGCAGTAGACCTATTCAAGGAGCGTGCCATGCAAAATGACCTTGTCGATGAAAATCATATTTCAACTTTGACCTAATTTAGATAAGAATTAAAGGATGTCCTTATTGATGATAAAAGGACCACTTTTTAATCAGGGTTACGAATGCACTGTTTTGTCAATGCAGAACTATACCTGATTCATAGGAATAATGGAACATATCAACCATCTGAAAACTTGATCTGCTTAGCGTCACATGGCACCTTTGTTATGCGTTAAAATCCTAAATTCCTTGCTTTTCTCTAGATCTCAGATGCTGAATTATTCTTTGTTCACTGGTAGCAATGCAATGAAATCATTTGGAAATACGGCTACCTTTTCTTTTAAAATTTAGTGATGGTCATATGTTCATTCATGTTCATCTTATTCGATTGCGCCTCTCAAATGTTTCTTCTTTTGATTGTATCTGTAATTTAGGTGGAACAGCTGCATAAAATTTTTAAGCTATGTGGCTCTCCGACGGAAGAATATTGGAAAAAATCAAAGTTGCCTCATGCAACTATATTTAAGCCTCAACAACCATACAAAAGGAGAATAGCGGATACATTCAAAGATTTCCCTCAATCAGCACTACGACTGATTGAAACACTACTTGCAATTGATCCAGCTGATCGTTTAACAGCAACGTCTGCATTACAAAGTGATGTAAGTTGTCTTTGTTACCATTTTGttcttattttttatataaatgaaAACAAAGACCTTACTTGCTCGATTAATTACCTTTGATGATGACATTAGCAGTGGGGGTACTAAATCACTAAGAATATTTGCAACCAAAAATTGATGATAGTAGCGACCTATTTTCCTTGTAGATCACTTTGGCCTTCTCAATTTGATTTTTAGAGATTATATATAGCAGCTAGTTGACCAGAATGCTCCATGTTAGTccctgagagagaaaaaaagttcATTGCTTCCAGATTTCCAGAGGGCAACAATAGTTCATTTTTTACAGGACATGAAAGTATATTACTTGTAGCCACAACTTCAAATTGCTACCTTTTGTATTGATCAATATATTGCCATTAAGTAGGCAAACCACCTTGATCTATAGATTTAATTTCTGAACAAGTCTTCCGCTTTCCCAACCTTGTCCAATTCAATAGGTATATCCTGTAGTCAAAATGTTATTCTTGTTTAGACATACAAGATGTCTACGACACTACAAGTTCTTATCTGAATTTATGTGAGTAGGTTATCCATAATCCATCCTGCCGTGTTGTTATTGTGAATAattcttttcaaaaacaagccCCCCTTATTTTCACTATGCATGCAGTTCTTTACAACTGAGCCTCATGCATGTGAACCATCAAGTCTGCCCCAATACCCACCGAGTAAAGAGATGGATGCGAAACGAAGAGATGAAGAAGCTAGACGGTTTGTCTCACTTACACTCACAAAGTTCTATCTATATTTTGTCCTTGTTCTGGATGCTATGTATTGTCATCTATGCAAGAAAGTGGTGCAAGTAAATATGAATGTTTTATTCCTTTGCCTGAGAAAGTGTAGAATTCAGAGGTGTCAATTTGAGCTGAAGCCCGGGATTACAGCAGAACCCTGAATTTTTTAGTTAATACTTAGCCTGCTTATGCATCTTAAAATACTTGGGGCAACACTGCTCAATGTGCTCATGTTGATCACAGGAGAGGACATAACATGACAAAAATGTATTCAGCTTATGAAAAAATTATTTCGTTTCTCAAAAGTTACTTTGGTCCACTGCAAGGACATGTACTGATTTTATACTAAAAGTGAGTCTTGGCTGTCGTGCCAAGATTCCAGGATTTCTGGGAACTTGTTGAGAATAATGCTTAGACATCATCATGGAATCCTGCTTACACATCATGATGAGTCATGCAACAATTTGTCTCCCtacttttctgtaatattgTCTGTCTTTCCAATTATTCCCCTAGATGCAAATTTATTGTTTCTTAGTACACTGTTCCTTAACATTCTGGTTGCTCGTTGGCTGATTGGCTCATTTATTGGATGAACAACAGCTTAAGGGCTGCTGGTAGAGCTAATGGAGATGGAACAAGGAAGACAAGGACACGAGACCGGCCTAGAGCCGTTCCAGCTCCGGAGGCAAATGCTGAACTTCAAGCAAATATTGATGTATGTTAACTAACTTGAGTTTCATTGTTCATTGGCATAAGCTTGTCTGCATATACTGTGTTGCAAGCATTTGTCTGAAGGGTGCAAAGTTTAGTTTATTGgctaacaattttttttttctctacaGAAAAGAAGGTTAATAACACATGCAAATGCAAAGAGCAAGAGTGAAAAGTTCCCTCCACCGCACCAGGATGGTGC
This portion of the Panicum virgatum strain AP13 chromosome 2N, P.virgatum_v5, whole genome shotgun sequence genome encodes:
- the LOC120662119 gene encoding probable serine/threonine-protein kinase At1g54610: MGCVHGRPSTTSPVAPVTSSRRRDHPVVSQPQQEGVDSSDAAAAPAGPGAAPEQQAGEKPEKPAQVKRERRSRSSRSAAAAAAAAAHAEVRLGGSFANKARGEQVAAGWPAWLSAVAGEAINGWTPRRADSFEKIDKIGQGTYSNVYKARDSLSGKIVALKKVRFDNLEPESVRFMAREILILRRLDHPNVVKLDGLVTSRMSCSLYLVFDYMVHDLAGLAASPDIKFTLPQVKCYVHQLLSGLEHCHNRGVLHRDIKGSNLLLDNNGVLKIADFGLASFFDPNHKQPMTSRVVTLWYRPLELLLGATDYGVGVDLWSAGCILAELLAGKPIMPGRTEVEQLHKIFKLCGSPTEEYWKKSKLPHATIFKPQQPYKRRIADTFKDFPQSALRLIETLLAIDPADRLTATSALQSDFFTTEPHACEPSSLPQYPPSKEMDAKRRDEEARRLRAAGRANGDGTRKTRTRDRPRAVPAPEANAELQANIDKRRLITHANAKSKSEKFPPPHQDGALGYPLGCSNHMEPAFEPPDPSSFSTVFPCEKGAVPTWSGPLADSAAGNQKRKHKSGRSSKQPSTARAR